One Mycobacterium sp. SMC-4 DNA window includes the following coding sequences:
- a CDS encoding methylenetetrahydrofolate reductase — MHYGPCGGVRADGQCEMRPGPCAFPDIVLWPQAQVHREPLPSPPLILADFSCVPFDADDARSVASRLAPTCDAVLVGEHQNRPDFPPTLLSRLIMDSGALPWISLSCRDRNQVVLEQELRGLAYLGVDTVLCVTGDGRGYDVRPDVAQTFDLDGPRLVEMADDLGLTPAVPETPTAPPVDRRPLRLVQKQHAGARVAVLNHVTSPAAVAQFMAAARAAGLTIPVLAAVAVFTDSVSATVLQGLPGLELDPGVVEHVLAAPDPTEAGIEAAAAEAEALLSIDGIAGVNLSGSATASGSRRGAEIKAEVGARIRARA; from the coding sequence ATGCACTACGGTCCGTGCGGCGGAGTGCGCGCCGACGGACAGTGCGAGATGCGTCCTGGCCCGTGTGCCTTCCCCGACATCGTGCTGTGGCCGCAGGCGCAGGTGCACCGGGAACCGCTGCCGAGCCCGCCGTTGATTCTCGCCGACTTCAGTTGCGTGCCGTTCGACGCCGACGACGCCCGCTCGGTGGCTTCCCGGCTGGCCCCGACGTGCGACGCTGTGCTGGTCGGGGAGCATCAGAACCGGCCAGACTTCCCCCCGACGTTGCTGAGCCGGTTGATCATGGACAGCGGCGCGCTGCCCTGGATTTCGTTGTCCTGTCGTGACCGCAACCAGGTGGTGCTCGAACAGGAGTTGCGTGGGCTGGCCTACCTCGGGGTGGACACCGTGTTGTGCGTCACCGGTGACGGGCGCGGTTATGACGTACGCCCGGACGTGGCACAGACCTTCGACCTGGACGGTCCGCGGCTGGTGGAGATGGCCGACGACCTGGGGCTGACCCCCGCGGTCCCCGAGACGCCGACCGCCCCGCCGGTGGACCGTCGGCCGCTGCGCCTGGTGCAAAAGCAGCACGCCGGCGCCCGCGTCGCGGTGTTGAACCATGTCACGTCACCGGCCGCCGTTGCCCAGTTCATGGCGGCCGCGCGTGCCGCCGGCCTGACCATCCCGGTGCTGGCCGCAGTGGCGGTCTTCACCGACTCTGTGTCTGCCACTGTGCTGCAAGGACTTCCAGGCCTCGAACTCGACCCCGGCGTGGTCGAGCACGTGCTCGCCGCGCCCGATCCGACCGAAGCCGGTATCGAAGCCGCCGCTGCCGAAGCCGAGGCCCTTTTGAGCATCGACGGCATTGCCGGAGTCAACCTGTCGGGTTCGGCGACGGCGTCGGGCAGCAGGCGCGGCGCAGAGATCAAAGCCGAAGTGGGCGCACGGATCAGGGCCCGCGCATGA